In Helianthus annuus cultivar XRQ/B chromosome 9, HanXRQr2.0-SUNRISE, whole genome shotgun sequence, the following are encoded in one genomic region:
- the LOC118481875 gene encoding G-type lectin S-receptor-like serine/threonine-protein kinase At1g34300 isoform X1 translates to MSYSPSPSPLPGDLYDNVDDVYTLDSSSHDPIWLIVGMFGFILLLVCCLFSSNANSTEKKAEELENDESRFNSLAMVQFLDDIEKEKPTRFTYQQLRIATDNFSIMLGSGGFGTVYKGIISNNKSVAVKVLNGASNKRIEEQFMAEVSTMGRTHHFNLVRLYGFCFESSLIALVYEFMVNGSLDNHLFKANKGDMMGFDKLHEIAVGTARGIAYLHEECAQRIVHYDIKPGNILLDSKFCAKVADFGLAKLCNRDKTHITMTAGRGTPGYAAPEC, encoded by the exons ATGTCTTAttctccttctccttctcctCTTCCTGGCGATTTATATGATAACGTAGATGATGTTTATACTCTAGATTCTTCTTCTCATGATCCTATTTGGCTCATTGTTGGTATGTTTGGTTTTATTCTATTGTTAG TATGTTGTCTGTTCTCATCAAATGCAAACTCCACGGAAAAGAAGGCGGAGGAATTAGAGAATGATGAATCTCGGTTTAATTCCCTGGCCATGGTCCAGTTCCTTGATGACATTGAAAAGGAAAAGCCCACCCGGTTCACCTATCAACAACTAAGAATAGCTACAGATAACTTCAGCATCATGCTAGGTTCAGGGGGCTTCGGGACAGTTTACAAGGGAATCATTAGCAACAACAAGTCTGTAGCTGTGAAAGTACTAAATGGAGCCTCTAACAAGCGAATAGAGGAACAATTCATGGCAGAAGTAAGTACTATGGGAAGAACCCATCACTTTAATCTTGTTAGACTTTATGGGTTTTGCTTTGAATCCAGTTTAATAGCTCTTGTATACGAGTTCATGGTTAACGGCTCGTTGGATAATCACTTGTTTAAAGCGAACAAAGGAGATATGATGGGGTTCGACAAGCTTCATGAAATTGCGGTGGGAACTGCGAGAGGCATCGCGTACTTGCATGAAGAATGTGCTCAAAGAATAGTTCACTATGATATTAAACCAGGAAATATACTCTTGGATTCAAAATTTTGTGCAAAAGTAGCCGATTTTGGTTTGGCCAAACTTTGCAATAGGGATAAGACCCATATAACTATGACAGCAGGACGAGGTACCCCAGGCTATGCAGCTCCTGAGTGTTAG
- the LOC118481875 gene encoding G-type lectin S-receptor-like serine/threonine-protein kinase At1g34300 isoform X2 encodes MSYSPSPSPLPGDLYDNVDDVYTLDSSSHDPIWLIVVCCLFSSNANSTEKKAEELENDESRFNSLAMVQFLDDIEKEKPTRFTYQQLRIATDNFSIMLGSGGFGTVYKGIISNNKSVAVKVLNGASNKRIEEQFMAEVSTMGRTHHFNLVRLYGFCFESSLIALVYEFMVNGSLDNHLFKANKGDMMGFDKLHEIAVGTARGIAYLHEECAQRIVHYDIKPGNILLDSKFCAKVADFGLAKLCNRDKTHITMTAGRGTPGYAAPEC; translated from the exons ATGTCTTAttctccttctccttctcctCTTCCTGGCGATTTATATGATAACGTAGATGATGTTTATACTCTAGATTCTTCTTCTCATGATCCTATTTGGCTCATTGTTG TATGTTGTCTGTTCTCATCAAATGCAAACTCCACGGAAAAGAAGGCGGAGGAATTAGAGAATGATGAATCTCGGTTTAATTCCCTGGCCATGGTCCAGTTCCTTGATGACATTGAAAAGGAAAAGCCCACCCGGTTCACCTATCAACAACTAAGAATAGCTACAGATAACTTCAGCATCATGCTAGGTTCAGGGGGCTTCGGGACAGTTTACAAGGGAATCATTAGCAACAACAAGTCTGTAGCTGTGAAAGTACTAAATGGAGCCTCTAACAAGCGAATAGAGGAACAATTCATGGCAGAAGTAAGTACTATGGGAAGAACCCATCACTTTAATCTTGTTAGACTTTATGGGTTTTGCTTTGAATCCAGTTTAATAGCTCTTGTATACGAGTTCATGGTTAACGGCTCGTTGGATAATCACTTGTTTAAAGCGAACAAAGGAGATATGATGGGGTTCGACAAGCTTCATGAAATTGCGGTGGGAACTGCGAGAGGCATCGCGTACTTGCATGAAGAATGTGCTCAAAGAATAGTTCACTATGATATTAAACCAGGAAATATACTCTTGGATTCAAAATTTTGTGCAAAAGTAGCCGATTTTGGTTTGGCCAAACTTTGCAATAGGGATAAGACCCATATAACTATGACAGCAGGACGAGGTACCCCAGGCTATGCAGCTCCTGAGTGTTAG